From a single Halanaerobiaceae bacterium ANBcell28 genomic region:
- the pyk gene encoding pyruvate kinase, with protein sequence MLNTKIYGTIGPASYQKETLVAMIKNGLSGLRINLSHGNLNTYQNWIENIREAERKCDKKINIIADVQGPEIRASLIDQKEIILNTDEIVYLLTEDISTNFLLNANKIVINYPLLSKEIKEGQIILIDDGLIKLQVLSVDNNKKNNDNNIFKKKDKSGKIKCKVIQGGKLANKKGVNIPNLLLDIPSLTEKDKDDIKLGIELGVNSIMLPFTRTLEDVMILRNYLDSINGHKLKILAKIENQEGIDNLSTFIEKIDAVVIARGDLGVEIGLSKVPIAQKEIIKLCNQYNKPSIVVTHMLESMIKYPLPTRAEISDIANAVLDGCTEVMLTGETAIGNYPIKAIQFMKETIKETENWSRS encoded by the coding sequence ATGCTCAATACAAAAATCTATGGAACAATTGGACCAGCATCATATCAAAAAGAAACTTTAGTAGCTATGATAAAAAATGGGCTTTCAGGACTACGCATAAATCTCTCTCATGGAAATCTAAATACATATCAAAACTGGATAGAAAATATAAGGGAAGCAGAAAGAAAATGTGATAAAAAAATCAATATTATTGCCGATGTACAGGGGCCAGAAATCAGGGCAAGTCTAATTGATCAAAAAGAAATAATTTTGAATACAGATGAGATAGTATATCTACTCACTGAAGATATATCTACAAACTTCTTATTGAACGCAAATAAAATTGTAATTAATTATCCTTTACTATCTAAGGAAATCAAAGAAGGTCAGATTATCTTAATTGATGATGGACTTATTAAATTGCAAGTCTTGTCTGTAGATAACAATAAGAAAAATAATGATAATAATATCTTTAAAAAGAAAGATAAGTCAGGAAAAATAAAGTGTAAAGTGATACAGGGCGGGAAATTAGCTAATAAAAAGGGTGTTAATATACCAAATCTTCTACTTGATATTCCATCTTTAACAGAAAAAGACAAAGATGATATAAAGCTTGGTATTGAACTAGGGGTCAATTCAATTATGCTCCCTTTTACACGCACTTTAGAAGATGTAATGATACTTAGAAATTATCTAGACTCTATTAATGGCCATAAGCTTAAAATTTTAGCTAAAATTGAAAATCAAGAAGGTATAGACAATCTAAGTACTTTTATTGAAAAAATTGATGCTGTAGTGATAGCTAGAGGTGATTTAGGAGTAGAAATAGGCTTAAGTAAAGTTCCGATAGCTCAAAAAGAAATTATAAAGCTATGCAATCAATATAATAAGCCGTCAATTGTAGTTACTCATATGCTGGAATCAATGATTAAGTACCCATTACCAACACGGGCAGAAATAAGCGATATTGCCAATGCTGTTCTTGATGGGTGTACTGAAGTTATGTTAACAGGTGAAACAGCAATTGGCAATTATCCTATTAAAGCTATACAATTTATGAAAGAAACTATTAAAGAAACAGAGAACTGGAGTCGTTCCTAA